The genomic region TATTTGCCGGTGAGAAAAGTTGGGCTGCTTGCGACGAGCACTGGATGGACTGTCTAGAGAAGAGCCAATCGGCCTTCCAGCAGTGCGACACGCTAATGAAACTGACCTCCACCCTCATGAGTAAACTCCACAGCAAGAGCTCGGATCCGAGTAAATGCAGGAAGCTGATGAAGATCACTTCTGATATTTTTTCTGCACTTTCGTTGGAAGACAAGAACAGAGCGCTGACTGCCATGTTGAGATTGTCCAGCAGGGGTTTCTTTGGGTGCTCTGTCCCCTCTGCTGTGGCTGATGGATTTCAACAGGAGCTCAACATGGCCTTCAACTGCATCATCCAAGGAGGGGGCGCAGCATCGCAGGGGAATATGGACACGGCCGTGTCTTTAGTCGCCAGAGTCGCATTCCAGAACCCAGAGGCTGCGTTGAGGTCTTGTTGTCATTCCGCTATTTTCAAAAAAGGTTCCTCCGCTTTTATAGTTGAGATCCTGCAGAGGCTGCCTGGACTGAGAGTACAAGAGGAACAAATAGCTGAAGCTCAGTGTGttgaagaggaaatgaaggagAGGTTTAGCgtaaaggaaagaaaggatatACTGACTGGTAGCAGTGTACTCTGTAGGCGTTTACAGGAAGCAATCGAGACCAAATCATTGTCGACCAGCGAAAAAGACCAGTTCCTGAAGTGTGTGGGTCTGTTGCTGGCGCCCGTCATGACGGTCGAGGGAGAAGATGGAAAGCAAAGCTTTCTGCAGCCTCAGGAGGTCGTGAATACTTTCGTCCTGCCCAACCTCTCACCTGCAGGTTTGTGTCCACTGATACTTTAAAGCCTCGTAAGATgctaaaatataatataataatattccAGACTACACTATTAGTTTAGGAATTCTCCCTGTATTTGTATAAATATAAGTTGTAAAGCAGAATGTATTGTACAACATTTAATATACTTTTGTTGTAATGTGATGTGCAAGTCACAGAGAAATGGCATCTAAAAAGTGAAGCTGttgtagatttgtttttgttgattaTAAGTTAAGAATATATCAAAACAATACCGTTTAACGTTTCACAGAGCAGAATTTCaggggaaaaataataataaattccaATAAGTAAAGATAATAAAATTCAGCTGACAATCTAATTTCAAGTCAGAAACTGCTGTTTGCACGATGTCACACTGATGGGGTCCAGGACTCGAGCACTTTATTGCTTTTATACATTAGCTTTGATTTTAGTGAACTATGAGCGACAGTTGCAGTGATTTTCCTGATGAAATAAATCGTGCCGCCGTAGGAGCAACACAAACATGATTAACTTTAGCAGGGTTCGACGTTAACCGATCAATCGCCCAGAAATCGTCCAATTGATCGGTGCATCCCGACAAAATACATGACGAATTTGATAAATAATTAGATAAAAGTTATTGTCCCGTCGGGCAGCCTGCATAACGTTAGTCACTGCCCGAAATGAGCATCGACATGCGTCGGGCAGGCGTTAATGTCGAACCCCGATTTAAAGACtcttaaaatgtttgtgtgtttatgtaaagATCATTTTGATACCAGTCTGCTCCAGCTCATTCCTTTATGTTCCCTCCAGCTTCAAGCGCCTCAGATTTGGAGCTGAGTCTGCAACTTCTTCACATTGCTTTGTCAGTGGACGTCCCGGACGGGGACACCTCTCCTCACTGGGTGTTAAACTGCTCTCCGTTTCCTCTCCTCTATGTCCTGGCCCAGCTGCACAACCAGAGTCTTAGGTTTGTTTGATCAGTGTTTTGTGGAATTGGATCCAGACCCTCACGCCCTGCCTGATTCTCCTATTGTCTGCTGTTCACCTGTTTAATTTACAGGCCCTTTatttctcctccaggtgttgGGAGCAGCCGCCAGTGAGCACCCTCCACATGGAAACCAAGGAACTGCTGGTGTCACTGCTGACCACGTTGGGGCAAGTGATCGGTAAAGAAGTGGCTGCGGCCCCCAGCAGCTGGTCCAGAGCTCTGTTCTGGCTCTACAACAAGATGGAAACGCTGGATTGGACCGTTCGTTTCCACCTGAAGCCTGTTTGGGGCGAGCACTTCAAAAACGAGGTTCCCTCATCTCTGCTGACTGTGTGCGATCTACCTGAGCAGGTAAGACAATCAAGCATACAGTACAAAGACATGAATGTATCATCAGCCATTGATCCACCAGCCTGTCCAGTGTGTATTTCAAATATTCTTTCTTCTGAGTTTTTTTTCATAGATTTGCCTCAAAGGGCTTTACAgagtacggggggggggggggggggtcgtcaccTTGCGACCataattggttccgagggttttgttttAAGCCGACTTGGTTGcaagtcggcccatgttaaattgcCGTAAATATATTATGCCgagtcatgatactgtaaatgagtaGAAAGTAGTAAAAAACGCCGTAAACAGGCAAAGAGAAAACTAGAGACCAGTGCGGCCGTAAAGTCAAACTGTCGCAAGTCGGAGACCCCCTATATACAGGGtcagggccgtcaacagacttgtTGGGGCCCGGGTCAAGCAGGAACAATATGGGTGTCACTTGCTCACTTCTGTCTCTTCTTCAATAGGAGTGGTCGGGGCTGGACCTGCCCCAGTATGGCCAGGGTACAGGTCTTCTCGCCTGGATGGAGTGCTGCTCTATATCAGACTCCCTGCAGTCCACCATGTTGCTTCATCTGTCTGTGGACCGGGGCCGGCCGGATCATGTCACCATGTTCAGCAAGGGCGTGCTGGTGGCTCTGACCCAGACCCTACCCTCCTGCTCCATCTCCCAGTGGACCAAACTCTTGGGAGTCCTGAGGGAGCTAATCACCTCGGGCCGTCTCCACGTACCCTTCTCGCTGGAGTATGTGGACTATTTGCCCCTCCTTGATCTGAAGGGCTTTTCTTGTGAACTCCGTATGTCTGTCCTTCTGCTTCGCGTCCTTCAGCTGCTCTGTGGGTCAAGCTGCTCTCATTGGCTGACTGCTGCCGGGTGGGAACACGTTGGCCGGTTATACGCCCATGCTGTGAGGGCGATGATGACCTCCCTGAGAACCAAACTGCCTCACATTTCAACCAGTGCTTCTGTCTGCTTGTGTTGTAAATGTCCTACAACAAAAGCATTTGGAGATCAAAGTCCTTCCTGCACTTGTCTCAAATCGCCGAATATATCCACGGACTctcagaaagacaaacaggaagacagatGTCTTCTGAAATCAAATGAGTCACAGATGGAGGAGGTCAAGACCATCCCCAGCCAGGAAGTCCTTTTTGTACTCAGCCAGCTCTTCTGTCACGTTCAGCATGTCCAGGTATGTCGTGTGAAATATATCATCTCATAGCTATTGAGATTTTAAACATGCCAAACCCTCGGTTAATGATCAGAGAACTAGGCTATGCGCCACTAATGATCATATATACTACTACTGGaccttcggcttgtcccgtgaggggtcagcagagcaaatcaatgttctccacttcactaACGGCAGATAGATAAAGTTCATTGAATTATAAAACTTATCTCTGAAATGCAATTTGAACTGAATTCTGAAAGAAGTTATCAATTTATTCAAATGAACTTTTAATATAAACGGCATTTGTTTATTCAAATATGGACTATTTCTCATCTTCGCAGGTGATGATTCCAGGAGGCCGGTGTGAGCCGTTATTCCTATCCAGTCTGGAGATCCTCAGCCAATGTGAGGCCATCATGGCGGCTTTCCCGGACAGCAGCAGCCCACTGGAGAGCGACAACACGCGACACTTCTTCTCCACCATTACGGACAACCTGGAGAACGAGGAGATGaaggctgtcctgcagcaaaaGATCGCCCAGCTTGTGTCATCAGCAGCTTAAGACTGATATTTGTTTCTCCATTTCAGAATTTGACTTCCCAAACTCCCCAAAATCGCTCTTCTCTCATCAAGGTGATTAAATATGGCCATAACTCCTGTTGTCATTATCACATGCTGCGCTGAGATCATTTACAGAGGGATGAGTGAGGAACTGGAATGAATATATAGCCAGTGTTTCACATTAAACAGCTTTTTTGTGCTTTCTCAGTAATATCTTTACTTTCGAATTAAATGGTTAAGGCGTTCATCAGGAGTGGTGAATTACATTTGCAATTCAGGTAGGGCTGTACATTAATAAACTGACACTTGTATCAGAGTACAGGAGTTACACTGTAAACCAGAATCTGTTTATTGCTATCGTCAATGAGGGCTCACAGGCTAGTTTTCCTCGTAACATGAATCAGCTGATGGGCTGTCACAGGCCTGTTTGGTTTCAcactacagtggtacctcgacttacgagtgtccctacatccgaaattttcaggttacgaagtttctgaatgggaaaatattgcctcttgttacggaagcatttcaggatacgaggtgaactctgggagcggcgaatagcgctattcgccgctcccagagttcaccgaacgtaaacaaacttgtagctgctctgccatctgcctggcaacccgttgcgtatgcgtgtatctcagcatgctattcgtgtccccctcgtgtcacccggaaaaagtgttgacaagtcgggctattgctcattatgatgacgtctgcctcgcacatttccgacggattgtcaaaagccggcaaaagcagacgtcatcggatcagtttttcaagaaacgcgaggcagaaaacaccgcaaaggaccagtaaacaaagaggacaaaaagtaacagctaacaggtagattaatatttaaaaaaaatatcataatgtagcgtccgtcggacgctggaataagcacacgacgggtaactctctgtgtgtgtgggtgccgcggggaggaggagaacgggagagctgcgggagctacgcagctctcccgttctcctcctcctccccgcggcacccacacacacacaccgcccctcctccctggatgcctttgcggactctctgcagcgtaggaataatgaacactcctaaaacatgaaccgttacaatacttttgcggggcttggaacggattagtgcatttacattcaaaatgcgtctctacttacgaagttttcacgttacgaggttagtcccggaacggattaaattcgtaagctgaggtaccactgtatgtGCTTAATTCTAGTCTCAGCTGGTAGAGTAGATGAGCAAAATAAGATTCATTACAATACTTGTATCTAGTTTCCAGAATACGCAAAACACGATACAGCTACAAATCTGCATAAACTTTATTTGAACCCTAACTCTAGCATCACAAAACATTCTGGTATTCATGTGCATTGATCATTTCTTATTTTCGTACTCCACATCTGGGATATGCAAAAATAGTGTATCCAGGCATTGAAGGTTTCAGTTGCATACAATAAAAGCTTACATTTAATAAATCAAAATGGTTTCAATACTaacattatgcaaacataaacaGCATAAAAGGTTTTTATCAGGGATCAAACTCAATTTATATTTTGACAAACTGCACATAAAAATCCTcaggaaaaacaggaacaggaaaaaaaaaaatcacatttttatgtaaaatatttcttGCTCAGATCATCTCCTTTTTCTCTAAAAAAAGACgattttctctttaaaaaatTTAGTCTTATGGCATCACTCATTCTAGAACTTGTTACCTCACAGTGGTTCTAATACTCTTTAGATTTAGCGTGAAACGGGTTCATTTTAGAAACAGGGAACCTTCAGTCCgtcttgtctctcctctgtctggaGTACAGTCTGGTGGCTTTTTTCAGCAGCAGCATAAACCAGTAGATCTGTGGAGCCAGGATCACCAGATTACCCAGGTTGCACTGCAGGGGAAGATGGAAGGCCACTCTGTGGAGGGGAATCCCGAACTGCTGGCCGTACTTCCAGTACATGAACGGAAAGATCACGATCCGACACATGAAGAAAGCCAAAAGGGCGAGGACGCCGTTGATTCTGTAGAGCCTGGTGTCGTCCAGACCCAGCTGGTCATCAGGAGGCACATTCAGCgtgaaacagaagagaaacaagtCACACATTTGTTTACAACACATGCAGGCTGGAGAATCACCATCCAGCAACCAAATCTACACAATCTTTAACATCTATGTGAAATGTTGTCAGAATTAATTTGCAAACTCCAACATTGTGTCATTTGGAATACCGGTCCACGGTAATGGCCAAACAGTTTACCTGGATAAGAATCTTTCCCATGGAGATAAAAGGAGTGCTGCACTCTGTGGTGAACAGGCAGCCGATAAAGAAATCACCAAGGCCTCTTCTGAAGAACTACAAAACGGGCGGCGTGTCAGTCACATAGTAAAACAGGAAGACGTAAAGTACTGCAAAGCACATCAAACATTTCTCTCAAATTTTAAGTGCAAATTTATTCAGCAATCTAGTCGGTATTTGTGTGTGGCTTTTCCTTCATATGGAATTGATCAGTTTATTGATCGTGAGCTGTGTGAAATTGCTGAATTCAAAAGTATCCAAACGATGTAAATGTCCTGTGAGAATAAGGGACATGAAAGAACTAAGGGTTCGGCCACCAGAAATTGTGGACAGACGCTTGTCCATGTAGGGTGGTGGATCGGCATGCTGCTGCAAAACTTTCTGAGCCTCGCAACGCTGAATTCGGCCAGCGTGGAGTCGTGGACAGCGTTGAACACAACTCATTTGTGAAAAGAAAACCTGTCCAGACCGCCGGGTGCCATTGAAGGTGAGTATTTCACCACTCAAGCAAAGTTAAGACACTCGCACTGGtaagaagaaaggaaagcagaaGTGACTCActcgtttacatggacacatttaatcagattaaaaacctgatcggaataaaaatgcttcatgtacacacccaaatcggattagtctgacccgatcaagatcaatccgatcaagattatATTctgatcgagaggggtggtttataccgattgatgatccgatcagggcgcatgaaaacacttattccgatgttttggtacaagccgtccttactgcgcacgtctgtgacgtcagctaaacgcgcttctgttattcctggaagctagttgaagcagagcgagcgaaataCAGAACTgctcaatatctgagacaaacatgacattaaaggaggaaactaagaGAGAAAACGGGGAAAATAatgctgacgtttcaagcagaaaggggcggagccatgttttgtttacaacggaagtcgctacggcttcttgtactatttggtataaattgcgcatgccaaaatattttttcccgaTCGatagtgtgatgcatgaacacgcaagtcctaatcggatcaatattgttagggtccgtgaacacagtgcatccgatcataattttactccgaactctgatcgtgTTGCGTCTGGGTACAAGTACACATTTTAAAGTGGCTTTTTTTATCATAGCCAATCCGTCAATCGTTTCAATGATCTTGTCATGGCGCTCGCTGACAGATTTTAACCAAACTGCTTaaaatgagagagaaataaattgTATGAACACAATTTAACAAAATGTGTCTTTacagttatatattttttgcgtGCGTGTGTAAGAACGTGAAAGCAGTTTCTCTCCATACTTACCAGAGTGATGGGCAtgaaaatgagcagcagcaccAAATGATGGACGACCAGCATCCAGTCCTTGATGAGGAAACCCTTCACCGTCTGAAGAGAGTGGCTGCTGTAGGACAgggcctgacctctgacccgctGGACGAAGTAGTGACTCAGATACATGGCATAGATATCGAAGGCCATGTAAGGAGCCGCAAACCAAACAAACCCATTGACCAGCCAGTGACTGCACACAAATCCCATTAACATTGTTCACGTGAAAAAAGCAGGATGTGAATAATGTTGcatttcttgttgtttctgaGTGTTTTCTTGCCACAGAGGGTTgagaaatgtgcaaaaaatgTTCTTTAGTGATTAGAAACTCAATTCAAACCTGTCAGTCATGGTATTCCTGCAGGATCTGACAACTGTgactccagcagctgcagccaagcaggcatggacAGCCGACACCAGCCTGGAGAGTCAGCAGAACAGGTTGGTGCACGAAAAAGGCTACAGAGACATCTGTAGATAATACGAAATTCCGcatgtaattgtgtgtgtgttgtgtatttaaTTGCAATacatttgcagacggtcccttggcacTGACACTAATGTTATTCTACTTTTGATAAAAGTGAACTTGTAGCACATCGTCTGCGTTACAACGATGCGAAAGAAGCATCGTTTATATCGCGATGACGTTTCACTAAGGAGCTATTGATGCCGGAAGTGCGAATGTGTGAATATCGAGCCCACGTTAGCGCCTCGGGAGTATGTTTTCTGATAAACTTTGCTGAAACGTGCATTTCCTCAACAGCTTTAAACACTAAAAACATCTGTGAAGAGGCAAGCATTGCTGCGGCTTAAAGTTGAGTGACGCTAACCTCTCGCTGATGGAAACCACGTCTGCCTCACTCCATCGTGTAAATGTGCATTTCAGTATCTTCCTGAAGCTGAAGAAGAGTCCAGGAAACACCGCCGCTCCGCAGGCCAGGGTGCTCAGCGCCATGTTAGCACACGGGTCACGTCGTTGCCTCGTAATGGCCAAAACCTCGTCAAATGACCACCGATAGCTGCCACGCTGAAGCTAACGCCGCTAGCTAGAGGCTAGCAGTCACCTTCAGTGCTTCCTGGATATGTTTTACTCGAAAGGGATTGGTCGGAAGACATGAAAACGTCCTGACGTCATATTTGTAAACGTCAACCTTTTaccaacctctctctctctctctctctctctctctctctctctctctctctctctctctctctctccctggccATCCTTCCCATTGGAACGCCGAGCCCAAGTTAATCTGGCATtccaaaagtttttttttttttttgaatcaattaaatcatttaaactaaaaatccactgactgacaccatgtatgatgtcattttcgaaaataaatgtacacaaGTAGATGAAAAAAAAGGTATCATGTGACAAGCATGGACCAATCATCAAAGGGCTCCATGCAGCCAAGGACCTGAATATGGCACATGAGAAGATGTCAGAGGAGGCTCACAATATGAACTCTGTTGAAGGCGAGCTCCGTGGCCTCCGGAGGAAATATGTCCAGGCCGTTCAACCATGGACAATCTGCAGAAGACGCAGGCAGAGCTTGAATCGGAGAGGAGCAGATTGCAGAACTTCACCAGAGCCTGCGCTCCCAGAAGGAAAGGGAGAAAAAGAACCTGCAGGAGCACAAGGAGGAGGTGATGCAGCTGAACAACCTCCTTGAgaaccaggagcagcagctcgtcaAAGCCAACCGTCGAGCAGAAAATCACGGGAAGGTATTGGACGAGCTGCAtgacagggttagggttagggttagctctGGTAACAATCCAAGGTCAGCACCTCAGCGGTATCGAGAAAAcccggctgctggaggaggccaGCGAGCAATATCAGAAGGAGGAGGCCTCtaagatggaggagcgtttcacagaaatgctcctccagagggaggaggccttCAAAAGAGAGATTGCTGAGCAGCGGGCGTGGATGGAGAAGGCGCTCCTTGACAGAAGCAGGGAGGTGCAGAAAAAGGCGGCGCTCCGTTCCATCAAAGAGGACGACGCCCTGCCCCAGGAGATCCCGAAAAAGACATCCAGGAGGAAGAATCGCTTCCGGTCCCGTTTATTCTCTTGCCGAAGAGGAAAGACCTCCAGCCCTCCGGACTCGGGACCCCACCAACAATGATTCCTCTGGGACCCTGGGTCCGGCCCCACCACACGGATATACGAAGCACTCCTGCCTCTGATGATTGGTGGAATGCATCTTTTagatgataaataataaatacatatggAAAACACATTATTTTGAGAAATTTGTTATATTCAAGAGCTCAATTACAGTAAAAATGAAACAGTTGTTTACAATTACTTTTTAAACTACTCATCATTACTCACATTAATATATCAATCTTAACAGTGTGTTAACATTCATGTTATTGTGTTCAGACATTTATGACTGTTTATTGATTTCATAAAGCAGAAATAATGACTACCACTGCCGTGCATTAATGCTGGACGCACTGACCCATCGGTCGAAGCCGGAAGTTGTTGTTTCTCCGTCTGTGATCTTCGACCTGCATGTTTTGCACAATGCAATTCGTTTTTTGTTGACCACCTCATCATTTTTGTGCACAAACGACACTTATCTTCGGTATCATTTTAGCACACTGGCGCTTTGGTTTGCGCGTCTACTTCTCTTGGTGTTCTGCCATTTGATTGGATGCTGTCGGATCAAAACAGCGTGGACCTAATTTGATTGGATGCTGTGCCagctcgcgcacacacacacacacacacacacacattaacatacATTTTAATCTTTGTGTTTTGGTGGAAGAAGCAAGTCTCTTCAAGTCAAAGGGCTCAAGTCCAAGTGAAGTCATTGTTGTAAAAGTCCAAGTCGAGTCACATGACTCGAGCCCCCCACCTCTGCTAATCTGTACAAAGATAAAGGCTACAGCTGATCTGTCTACCGGATGAAATTAATGCtcataaagcaaaaataactggaaaaaaaaaagaatctcaaaTATTTGTTCAGTCATTAAACGAGTCACTCAACACTCTGTACAAATGTCTCTTTATGAAAAACAattgaattaataataatttattgtgATATTTGCATTACATTGTCAAACCTCTGGCATGTAACtctggtttactcacaatattcagacagcGGGTCTGTATCTGTTATTTGTttcattgcttgttgtttccttaccattgctggtatttgtttattattgatgtttgcatgactgtttaaacagtcatctgttacctgtggtaacaccataatgagaaaaaatataataattattattttgtaatttaactACAGTTTCAtcagatattttgttgtatttttcaaaatcataaAGTCTATAGTTGTTGTTTGATATGATTTGGAGTTTGAAACAGTGGAgcttattatgtttatatattatgagtGGGtgttttagtgacacccactgccacaacactagagggagctcaaacaacaacctgattaccccctacTATaaggcaaacatgggtaaatcttccttttacaatactgccacccaagggtggaacggtttgactcccgccctcaaaacatgcacctctttggcctccttcaaaatggccctaaaaatacacctttcagggggacagaaacggagatagtcatcacgactctctccggatcaaccccccccttttttgtccaccaacgttgcacatattaagtgtctttgtaattcattgtcattcattgtcattttggtgtaatttagtttaaatttattgttagtttgcatcggtggtgtaaaatcgttttatttttctaatgttactttgcatcaattgagtaactgaatattggttttatttttatttgtattgttaattgtcgatgatttatgtactaaggactttcaatggaaacaagaccgcaagggcttttttgaaatgctcctcttagacaggatgtttgactgtatttgtactttgatacatactactgtttgactgtacttgtactctaacattgtatctaataaatatattgggtcgtttgtttgctttttttgtcattgcccgaaataactaaataactaacTAACATTTGATGTCGTCATGGAGCAGAGccaaaaggaggggggggcggcgccTTATTGGCTTcttcctctgattggtcgagcATTCACCGCTTCCGGACCCCATCGGGGGGGAAGCCCATTGAAGGGTTGCCAGATGCTGAAGCTCTTGTCTTTGTTGCCTTTCCATCGAAGCCCTTCTTCAGTAAGTGGCAGATCGCGACTCAGTCCAGAACATTAAGGACGTACTTCCGGTAGTTTTTCATCACAGCTCGATTGAAGCGGGGCAAGGTAATAAACATCCGATCAGAAATTAATGCTGTTGCTTTTTCCGTGTCGCCCGAACCGGCATATTTGAGGCAATTTGCAGCAGACAGGAAAAACAATCCGAGAAAAATGATGACTTGACGACTTAATATCGGCGATGTCGCCGGCGGTGACGCAACGCAGGCACGGCATGTCCATAGTGG from Brachionichthys hirsutus isolate HB-005 chromosome 11, CSIRO-AGI_Bhir_v1, whole genome shotgun sequence harbors:
- the gemin4 gene encoding gem-associated protein 4, whose protein sequence is MTLMMNKDWAILQGAFSLAEKLCLHSSLSSIQKADWSRVGHPILSAIGEICGQDVGAVPTTTEWIKNVVCVVWLKLLRRETGEDLDVAWKENPFFVFQNSLPEVNDVVLLEIMKSLAAGRTFASFLLHLPQSEMATEIQRLVRHMRSSPTTEDDVTLVLQVWRELWKGRAKEKVMGENDIQTCFAKQYARLSSSSSLSPQAAKRIKLGPSELPAPSSNPGVLHILFHALEYINDHVSTTAVCLQALSVSLDALYTTFLIDQAVVLPPKETVHFLSEVVSVAEMNNEKLSPELVEESYRDLCACHKPSHFQPSSLTFGEALKIITELAQFWQSNGLEFHDGIHPSYSAFRLKQSVKRVLAALQETDVSQTMTRIHEEETLKNILRSVLESVALPSIECTPEVHTKVAAVIITQRLDDYQSFAALFAGEKSWAACDEHWMDCLEKSQSAFQQCDTLMKLTSTLMSKLHSKSSDPSKCRKLMKITSDIFSALSLEDKNRALTAMLRLSSRGFFGCSVPSAVADGFQQELNMAFNCIIQGGGAASQGNMDTAVSLVARVAFQNPEAALRSCCHSAIFKKGSSAFIVEILQRLPGLRVQEEQIAEAQCVEEEMKERFSVKERKDILTGSSVLCRRLQEAIETKSLSTSEKDQFLKCVGLLLAPVMTVEGEDGKQSFLQPQEVVNTFVLPNLSPAASSASDLELSLQLLHIALSVDVPDGDTSPHWVLNCSPFPLLYVLAQLHNQSLRCWEQPPVSTLHMETKELLVSLLTTLGQVIGKEVAAAPSSWSRALFWLYNKMETLDWTVRFHLKPVWGEHFKNEVPSSLLTVCDLPEQEWSGLDLPQYGQGTGLLAWMECCSISDSLQSTMLLHLSVDRGRPDHVTMFSKGVLVALTQTLPSCSISQWTKLLGVLRELITSGRLHVPFSLEYVDYLPLLDLKGFSCELRMSVLLLRVLQLLCGSSCSHWLTAAGWEHVGRLYAHAVRAMMTSLRTKLPHISTSASVCLCCKCPTTKAFGDQSPSCTCLKSPNISTDSQKDKQEDRCLLKSNESQMEEVKTIPSQEVLFVLSQLFCHVQHVQVMIPGGRCEPLFLSSLEILSQCEAIMAAFPDSSSPLESDNTRHFFSTITDNLENEEMKAVLQQKIAQLVSSAA
- the LOC137901364 gene encoding TLC domain-containing protein 3A-like, whose protein sequence is MALSTLACGAAVFPGLFFSFRKILKCTFTRWSEADVVSISERLVSAVHACLAAAAGVTVVRSCRNTMTDSHWLVNGFVWFAAPYMAFDIYAMYLSHYFVQRVRGQALSYSSHSLQTVKGFLIKDWMLVVHHLVLLLIFMPITLFFRRGLGDFFIGCLFTTECSTPFISMGKILIQLGLDDTRLYRINGVLALLAFFMCRIVIFPFMYWKYGQQFGIPLHRVAFHLPLQCNLGNLVILAPQIYWFMLLLKKATRLYSRQRRDKTD